One Aliidiomarina minuta genomic region harbors:
- the mazG gene encoding nucleoside triphosphate pyrophosphohydrolase translates to MQALQRLLTIMESLRDPVSGCPWDIKQNFQSIVPHTIEEAYEVADAIAKGEPQAIKDELGDLLFQVVFYAQLGKEQQWFDFADIASTVSDKLERRHPHVFGSGDVADEEAVKEQWEAIKKQERAEKKNSSSVFDDIPANLPALLQAVKIQKRCRSVGFDWHDIKDVSAKVREEIEEVEEELQGTVEQNRVEEEVGDLLFAAVNLARHAKVNPENALRGANQKFMQRFRYIEQQVAAQDKAVDDYSLEQLENFWQLAKQR, encoded by the coding sequence ATGCAGGCATTGCAACGTCTGTTAACTATTATGGAAAGCCTGCGTGACCCGGTTTCTGGCTGTCCCTGGGATATCAAACAGAACTTTCAGAGCATAGTGCCGCATACCATTGAAGAAGCTTATGAAGTCGCGGACGCTATTGCCAAAGGTGAACCTCAGGCGATTAAAGACGAACTGGGTGACCTTTTATTCCAGGTCGTCTTTTATGCGCAACTGGGTAAAGAGCAGCAGTGGTTTGATTTTGCGGATATTGCCAGTACGGTCAGTGACAAACTGGAACGGCGCCATCCCCATGTGTTTGGTAGTGGTGATGTCGCTGATGAAGAGGCGGTCAAAGAACAGTGGGAAGCGATAAAAAAGCAGGAACGGGCTGAGAAAAAAAACTCGTCCAGTGTATTTGACGACATACCCGCCAATTTACCCGCTTTATTGCAGGCGGTGAAAATTCAGAAACGTTGTCGTAGCGTGGGTTTTGACTGGCATGATATCAAAGATGTCAGCGCTAAAGTACGCGAAGAAATAGAAGAAGTAGAGGAAGAGCTGCAGGGGACCGTAGAGCAAAACCGGGTAGAGGAAGAGGTTGGTGATTTGCTGTTTGCGGCCGTTAACCTGGCGCGGCACGCTAAGGTCAACCCTGAAAATGCCTTGCGTGGTGCCAACCAGAAATTTATGCAGCGTTTTCGCTATATTGAACAACAGGTAGCAGCGCAGGATAAAGCTGTTGACGATTATTCACTGGAACAACTGGAAAACTTCTGGCAACTGGCTAAGCAAAGGTGA
- a CDS encoding CTP synthase, which translates to MATKYIFVTGGVVSSLGKGIAAASLAAILEARGLNVTILKLDPYINVDPGTMSPIQHGEVFVTVDGAETDLDLGHYERYIRTRMTKKNNFTTGRVYEDVLRRERRGDFLGATIQVIPHITNDIKRRVVEGAEGYDVALVEIGGTVGDIESQPFLEAIRQLGTEIGRERALFIHLTLVPFLGAAGEVKTKPTQHSVKELRSIGIQPDVLICRSDRTVPANERAKIALFTNVQERAVISLKDVDSIYKIPAMLKAQGLDELVVNRFGIECPEADLAEWERVLYLESNPSGEVTVGFVGKYVELPDAYKSVNEALAHAGLHNRLTVHIRYIDSQDIESKGLSKLEGVDAILVPGGFGGRGIEGKILAARYARENHIPYLGICLGMQVALMEFARDMAGLEGANSTEFDAESAHPVVGLITEWMSESGQMEMRDEGSDLGGTMRLGAQPCHLIPGTLIHKLYGSDVIEERHRHRYEVNNNYREQLEVAGLTISGLSYDKRLVEAIEVSSHPWFVAVQFHPEFTSTPRDGHPLFSGFIAAAGEYQKKQRS; encoded by the coding sequence ATGGCAACAAAATATATTTTCGTCACCGGCGGTGTTGTATCCTCGCTGGGAAAAGGCATTGCGGCGGCATCATTAGCAGCAATTCTTGAGGCCCGTGGCCTTAACGTAACAATTCTTAAGCTTGACCCTTATATCAATGTTGATCCGGGCACTATGAGCCCGATTCAGCACGGCGAAGTTTTTGTCACCGTAGACGGTGCAGAAACGGATCTGGATTTGGGGCATTACGAGCGCTATATTCGTACCCGCATGACTAAGAAAAACAACTTCACCACCGGTCGGGTGTATGAAGATGTGTTACGCCGTGAGCGGCGTGGTGACTTCTTAGGTGCAACCATTCAGGTTATTCCGCATATTACCAATGACATCAAACGTCGTGTGGTGGAAGGTGCTGAAGGTTATGATGTGGCTTTGGTGGAAATTGGTGGTACGGTCGGTGATATCGAATCGCAACCTTTCCTCGAAGCCATTCGCCAGCTGGGTACTGAAATTGGTCGTGAACGTGCGCTTTTCATTCATCTGACACTGGTGCCTTTCCTGGGGGCTGCCGGTGAAGTTAAAACCAAACCTACCCAGCACTCAGTCAAAGAACTACGTTCTATTGGCATTCAGCCTGACGTGCTTATCTGCCGTTCTGACCGCACGGTTCCGGCCAATGAAAGAGCAAAAATTGCGCTCTTTACCAATGTGCAGGAACGCGCCGTTATCTCTTTGAAAGACGTCGATAGCATTTATAAAATTCCAGCAATGTTAAAAGCTCAGGGGCTGGATGAACTGGTGGTTAATCGCTTTGGCATTGAGTGCCCGGAAGCTGACTTAGCAGAGTGGGAGCGGGTACTGTACCTGGAGTCCAATCCAAGTGGTGAAGTCACTGTCGGTTTTGTGGGTAAATACGTTGAACTTCCGGATGCCTATAAGTCGGTCAATGAAGCGCTGGCGCATGCTGGTTTGCATAATCGATTGACTGTGCACATTCGTTATATAGATTCGCAGGACATTGAAAGCAAAGGGCTAAGCAAGCTGGAAGGCGTGGACGCTATTTTAGTGCCTGGTGGTTTTGGTGGTCGTGGTATCGAAGGCAAAATACTGGCCGCCCGTTATGCCCGTGAAAACCATATTCCTTATCTGGGCATTTGTCTGGGTATGCAGGTAGCACTGATGGAGTTTGCCCGTGATATGGCAGGTCTGGAAGGCGCTAACAGCACAGAATTTGATGCCGAGTCGGCGCATCCTGTGGTCGGTTTGATTACTGAATGGATGTCAGAAAGCGGACAGATGGAAATGCGCGATGAAGGTTCTGATCTGGGCGGTACTATGCGTCTGGGTGCACAACCTTGTCACTTGATTCCGGGAACCCTGATTCACAAATTATATGGTAGTGATGTGATTGAAGAGCGTCATCGCCATCGTTATGAAGTGAATAATAATTATCGTGAACAGCTTGAAGTAGCAGGCCTGACCATTTCTGGGCTGTCTTATGACAAACGCCTGGTAGAGGCCATTGAAGTGTCTTCTCATCCCTGGTTTGTGGCGGTGCAGTTCCATCCGGAATTCACCTCAACGCCACGCGATGGTCACCCGCTTTTCAGTGGTTTTATAGCCGCAGCCGGTGAATATCAGAAAAAACAGCGTAGTTAA
- the eno gene encoding phosphopyruvate hydratase, whose amino-acid sequence MSKIVKVTGREVMDSRGNPTVEADVHLDCGAMGRAVAPSGASTGSREALELRDGDAGRYLGKGVLKAVENINGSIAAALKDQDAHQQQAIDEMMLKLDGTENKEKLGANAILAVSLAVAKAAAQSQQKPLYAYIAELYKQPDQFSMPLPMMNIINGGEHADNNVDIQEFMIQPVGAKTFAEGLRMGAEIFHALKAVLKARGLSTSVGDEGGFAPDLSSNEEALEVIAEAVKNSGYELGTDVTLALDCAASEFYENGEYNLKGEGKKYSASEFADYLSGLCDRYPIISIEDGLDESDWDGWKILTEKLGDRIQLVGDDLFVTNTAILQRGIDEKIGNSILIKFNQIGSLTETLNAIRMAQDAGFTAVISHRSGETEDATIADLAVGTCAGQIKTGSLCRSDRVAKYNQLLRIEGELGDSALYRGRKEVKAVAQ is encoded by the coding sequence ATGAGCAAAATTGTAAAAGTAACAGGCCGTGAAGTCATGGACTCACGGGGTAACCCTACGGTAGAAGCCGATGTGCATCTGGACTGCGGTGCTATGGGCCGCGCCGTCGCCCCAAGTGGCGCTTCCACAGGTAGTCGTGAAGCGCTGGAGCTGCGTGACGGGGATGCCGGACGTTATCTGGGTAAAGGCGTTTTAAAAGCGGTAGAAAACATTAATGGCAGCATCGCCGCGGCGTTAAAAGATCAGGACGCGCATCAGCAGCAGGCCATTGATGAGATGATGCTCAAGCTGGATGGTACTGAGAATAAAGAAAAGCTGGGTGCCAATGCGATTCTGGCAGTGTCATTGGCGGTGGCTAAAGCCGCGGCACAAAGCCAGCAAAAACCTTTGTACGCCTACATTGCAGAGCTTTATAAACAACCAGACCAGTTCAGCATGCCGTTGCCTATGATGAACATCATTAATGGCGGAGAACACGCCGATAATAATGTTGATATCCAGGAATTCATGATCCAACCGGTAGGCGCTAAAACATTTGCGGAAGGCCTGCGCATGGGCGCGGAAATTTTCCATGCCCTGAAAGCGGTACTCAAAGCCCGCGGTTTAAGCACCTCGGTAGGCGATGAAGGCGGTTTTGCACCGGATCTTTCATCTAATGAAGAAGCCCTTGAAGTCATTGCTGAAGCGGTTAAAAACTCCGGGTATGAGCTGGGAACCGACGTCACACTGGCACTGGATTGCGCGGCCTCCGAGTTCTATGAAAATGGCGAATACAACCTGAAAGGCGAAGGCAAAAAATACAGCGCGTCTGAGTTTGCCGATTACCTGTCAGGCCTTTGCGATCGTTATCCCATTATTTCTATTGAAGATGGCCTGGACGAAAGTGACTGGGACGGTTGGAAAATCCTGACTGAGAAGCTGGGCGACCGGATCCAGTTGGTAGGCGATGATCTCTTCGTTACCAACACCGCTATTTTACAGCGCGGTATTGATGAAAAAATTGGTAACTCTATTTTAATTAAGTTCAACCAGATAGGTAGCCTGACAGAAACTCTGAATGCCATTCGCATGGCTCAGGATGCTGGTTTTACGGCGGTTATCTCGCACCGTTCCGGTGAAACCGAAGATGCGACTATTGCGGACTTAGCGGTAGGCACCTGTGCTGGTCAGATTAAAACCGGCAGTCTGTGTCGTTCCGATCGGGTAGCCAAGTACAATCAGCTACTGCGTATCGAGGGTGAACTGGGTGACTCAGCTCTTTATCGCGGCCGCAAAGAAGTAAAAGCGGTAGCGCAGTAA
- the relA gene encoding GTP diphosphokinase has protein sequence MVQVRNIHVDQGIHQKGDWLAAVQRDEQRDMLRDLAGQLRKVSIDQPETLIKGEEMVEILAALNLDKLGLQAALCLPAFEAGQIDDDWLIAQGGEQLASMVHTVQQMQSISELQHFQHGKPNVVQIDTVRRMLLAMVEDVRAVLIKLAERICHLRILKNADEETRVLAAKECSEIYAPLANRLGIGQLKWELEDLAFRYLHPQTYKAIASQLDEKRLQREQYIDDFVTDLQASLDAEQVDAKVYGRPKHIFSIWRKMQKKNLDFSKLFDIRAVRIVTQSLKDCYGALGVVHTRWRHLASEFDDYVATPKANGYQSIHTVVIGPEQKNVEIQIRSEQMHDDAEMGVAAHWMYKEGAVTGKAHGYEEKIAWLRKLLAWHEDMAENDDLVQEIRSQVFEDRVYVFTPKGDVIDLPAGSTPLDFAYYIHSQVGHRCIGAKVDGRIVPFTYHLQNGERVEILTQKEPSPKRDWMNPGLGYLNSSRARSKVHTYFKKQDRDKHISAGKELLETELQKQRLNMSEAEKAVERFNMTNLDDLLAAIGAGDIGLHQVVNFIKPVIENEPEEQVRSVIRRKAPPKSNKDGVQVEGIGNLMMSYARCCQPLPGDAIMGYVTQGRGVSVHQRDCEQLKQLLEQNPERGIEVSWSGQQEQQYEARILVDAMDRNGLLHDVTTVMANEKVNVGEISSRLDKVQQQVTISLTLYVRDNNELQRVLNRVRQISDVLNVQRLNS, from the coding sequence GGAGATGGTAGAAATCCTGGCTGCTTTGAATCTGGATAAACTGGGCTTACAGGCGGCATTATGCCTGCCTGCTTTTGAAGCCGGACAGATTGATGACGACTGGCTGATTGCTCAGGGCGGTGAGCAGCTGGCCAGCATGGTGCATACCGTGCAACAGATGCAAAGCATCAGCGAATTGCAGCACTTTCAACACGGTAAACCTAATGTTGTGCAGATAGATACCGTACGCCGTATGTTGCTGGCTATGGTGGAAGATGTGCGGGCGGTGCTGATCAAGCTGGCGGAACGTATTTGTCACCTGCGCATTTTGAAAAATGCCGATGAAGAAACCCGGGTGCTGGCGGCCAAAGAGTGCAGTGAAATCTACGCGCCACTGGCCAACCGACTGGGCATAGGGCAGCTAAAATGGGAATTGGAAGATTTAGCCTTTCGTTATCTGCATCCACAAACCTATAAAGCCATCGCCAGTCAGCTGGATGAAAAACGCCTGCAACGTGAGCAATACATTGATGATTTTGTAACTGATCTGCAAGCCAGCCTGGATGCAGAACAGGTGGATGCAAAGGTGTACGGTCGTCCCAAACATATCTTCAGCATCTGGCGCAAGATGCAGAAAAAAAATCTCGATTTCTCTAAATTATTTGATATTCGTGCCGTGCGTATTGTGACTCAGTCGTTGAAGGACTGTTATGGCGCTTTAGGTGTGGTGCATACCCGCTGGCGTCATCTGGCTTCTGAGTTTGATGACTATGTAGCGACCCCTAAAGCCAATGGTTATCAATCTATTCATACCGTGGTGATAGGACCCGAGCAGAAAAACGTTGAAATCCAGATCCGTAGCGAGCAAATGCATGACGATGCGGAAATGGGTGTAGCCGCCCACTGGATGTACAAAGAAGGTGCGGTGACCGGTAAAGCTCATGGATACGAAGAAAAAATAGCCTGGTTACGCAAATTGTTGGCCTGGCATGAAGATATGGCTGAGAACGATGACCTGGTGCAGGAAATTCGCAGTCAGGTATTTGAAGACCGGGTTTATGTATTTACCCCCAAAGGCGATGTGATTGACCTTCCTGCCGGTTCTACGCCGCTCGACTTTGCCTATTATATCCATAGTCAGGTCGGGCACCGTTGCATTGGCGCCAAGGTGGATGGCCGTATTGTGCCGTTCACCTACCATTTACAAAATGGTGAGCGCGTTGAAATACTGACTCAAAAAGAACCTTCGCCGAAACGCGACTGGATGAATCCAGGCCTGGGATACCTAAACTCCAGCCGGGCCCGCAGTAAGGTGCATACCTATTTTAAAAAGCAGGACCGGGACAAACATATCAGCGCAGGTAAAGAGTTACTAGAAACTGAATTACAAAAGCAGCGGCTGAATATGTCTGAAGCAGAAAAAGCCGTTGAACGTTTTAATATGACAAACCTGGATGATTTGCTGGCCGCGATAGGGGCCGGTGACATAGGTTTGCATCAAGTAGTTAATTTTATTAAGCCTGTTATTGAGAATGAACCTGAGGAACAGGTTCGCAGCGTTATCAGGAGAAAAGCGCCACCAAAAAGCAATAAAGACGGCGTACAAGTGGAAGGTATAGGTAACCTGATGATGAGTTACGCCCGCTGCTGCCAGCCGCTTCCAGGCGACGCCATTATGGGGTATGTGACGCAGGGGCGGGGGGTTTCTGTACATCAGCGGGATTGCGAGCAGCTTAAACAGTTGCTGGAGCAGAATCCGGAGCGGGGCATAGAAGTTTCCTGGTCGGGGCAGCAGGAACAGCAGTATGAGGCGCGTATCCTGGTCGATGCTATGGATCGTAACGGCTTATTGCATGATGTGACTACTGTGATGGCGAATGAAAAAGTCAATGTCGGCGAAATCAGTTCGCGCCTTGATAAGGTCCAGCAACAGGTGACCATTTCTCTGACTTTGTATGTGCGCGACAATAACGAATTGCAGCGGGTACTTAACAGGGTGCGTCAGATAAGCGATGTGCTCAATGTGCAGCGGTTAAACAGTTAG